In a genomic window of Methylovirgula sp. 4M-Z18:
- a CDS encoding ubiquinol-cytochrome C chaperone family protein, with protein sequence MILSLFRTSANKHVIDRLHGEIMAAARNPALYLDCGAFDTFEGRFEIFTLHAALVLRRLSRLPSPGPEMAQDLSDAVARHFDIMLREFGYADVSVAKRMKKLTGAFLGRARAYDEALGAADMKVLEETIGRNALAGQGPAAPLTAYIRRYNAMIEASPIEVFSTGPLPSVAV encoded by the coding sequence ATGATCCTCAGTTTGTTCCGGACGTCTGCCAACAAGCACGTCATTGACCGACTTCACGGCGAGATCATGGCGGCGGCCCGCAATCCCGCGCTTTATCTGGACTGTGGCGCGTTCGATACATTCGAGGGCCGGTTCGAAATTTTCACCCTTCACGCCGCCTTGGTTTTGCGCCGCTTGTCGCGGCTGCCAAGCCCCGGGCCGGAAATGGCGCAGGACCTGTCCGACGCGGTGGCGCGCCATTTCGACATCATGCTGCGCGAATTCGGCTATGCCGATGTGAGCGTCGCCAAGCGCATGAAGAAGCTGACCGGCGCCTTTCTGGGCCGTGCGCGGGCCTATGATGAAGCGCTTGGTGCGGCCGATATGAAGGTTCTGGAAGAGACGATTGGCCGCAACGCTTTGGCGGGGCAGGGCCCTGCCGCACCGTTGACGGCCTATATCCGTCGCTACAACGCCATGATCGAAGCAAGTCCGATCGAGGTTTTTTCGACCGGGCCCTTGCCCAGCGTTGCGGTATAA
- a CDS encoding YceD family protein, which produces MKQSSESVQEPAFTRPVHVDEIRDSGLNLKIDADEAERAAVAVSLGLEGLAAFSADLRLSRLGKNGLRLQGDLHADVTYISVVSLEPFDTQISEPLDARFAPQDDVETARKAAEAKLKSAIDYHEGALEDDPPEPIVNGRIDLGPLLVEFLALALDPYPRKPGEVFTGGADASPEDESEISPFAALLKPQSGKE; this is translated from the coding sequence ATGAAACAATCGAGCGAATCCGTGCAGGAGCCCGCCTTTACCCGTCCTGTCCATGTCGATGAGATCAGGGATAGCGGCCTCAATCTCAAGATCGACGCGGATGAGGCGGAGCGCGCAGCCGTCGCGGTATCGCTCGGGCTCGAGGGGCTGGCCGCATTTTCCGCGGATCTGCGTCTGTCTCGGCTGGGCAAGAACGGGCTGCGCCTGCAAGGGGATTTGCACGCCGACGTCACCTATATTTCGGTCGTATCGCTGGAGCCGTTCGACACTCAGATCTCCGAGCCGCTCGATGCGCGCTTTGCCCCGCAGGACGACGTCGAGACGGCGCGCAAAGCCGCGGAAGCCAAGTTGAAATCTGCAATCGATTATCACGAAGGCGCGCTGGAGGACGATCCGCCGGAGCCGATCGTCAATGGCCGCATCGACCTTGGACCCTTGCTTGTCGAATTTTTGGCACTTGCGCTCGACCCTTATCCGCGCAAGCCGGGGGAGGTGTTCACCGGTGGGGCGGACGCGAGTCCGGAGGACGAATCTGAAATCTCGCCCTTCGCCGCCTTGTTAAAACCGCAATCCGGCAAAGAATGA
- the plsX gene encoding phosphate acyltransferase PlsX, translated as MAKVVRIALDAMGGDHGPSVVIPGAALALERRPDLEFHIYGDEKIIAPLLAQHSALAAKAKVYHTDVAVKMDDKPSQALRSGRRVSSMWMAIEAIKNDVADATVSAGNTGALMAMSKFCLNTMAPIDRPAIAALWPNIHGESVVLDVGATIGADAQHLVDLAIMGSAMARIVFDLEKPTVGLLNVGVEEIKGLEEVKAAGRILKETAWSNLDYRGFVEGDDIGKGTVNVVVTEGFTGNIALKTAEGTAKQISQYLRDAMSRSLLAKIGFFLAQGAFKALKDKMDPRASNGGVFLGLDGVVIKSHGGADASGYASAIEMGYDMVKHELLGKIRESLAIPHEGRPAFTVDAAQ; from the coding sequence ATGGCCAAGGTAGTTCGCATCGCGCTCGATGCCATGGGCGGCGACCATGGACCATCCGTCGTTATTCCGGGCGCGGCGCTGGCGCTGGAGCGGCGTCCCGATCTCGAATTTCATATTTACGGCGACGAAAAGATCATCGCGCCGCTGCTTGCCCAGCACTCGGCCTTGGCCGCGAAAGCGAAGGTTTATCATACGGATGTAGCGGTCAAGATGGACGACAAGCCGAGCCAGGCGCTGCGTTCTGGCCGCCGGGTCTCGTCCATGTGGATGGCCATCGAGGCAATCAAAAACGATGTTGCCGACGCGACGGTTTCGGCCGGCAACACCGGTGCGTTGATGGCCATGTCCAAGTTCTGCCTCAACACGATGGCGCCGATCGACCGGCCGGCCATTGCGGCGCTTTGGCCCAACATCCACGGCGAATCCGTCGTATTGGACGTGGGTGCAACGATTGGCGCCGATGCCCAGCATCTCGTCGATCTTGCCATCATGGGGTCGGCGATGGCGCGGATCGTGTTCGATCTGGAAAAGCCCACGGTCGGTCTGCTCAATGTCGGTGTCGAGGAAATCAAGGGGCTCGAAGAGGTCAAGGCCGCCGGCCGGATCCTGAAGGAGACCGCCTGGAGCAATCTCGATTATCGCGGCTTCGTCGAGGGTGACGACATCGGCAAGGGCACCGTCAATGTGGTGGTTACCGAAGGGTTTACCGGCAATATCGCGTTGAAGACCGCCGAAGGCACGGCCAAGCAGATCTCGCAATATTTGCGTGACGCCATGAGCCGCAGCCTCCTCGCCAAGATCGGCTTTTTCCTCGCGCAGGGCGCGTTCAAGGCCCTCAAGGACAAGATGGACCCGCGGGCGTCGAATGGCGGCGTCTTCCTCGGGCTTGACGGCGTCGTCATCAAAAGCCATGGCGGCGCCGACGCATCCGGCTATGCCAGCGCGATCGAAATGGGCTATGACATGGTCAAGCACGAACTGCTTGGCAAGATTCGCGAATCGCTTGCTATTCCGCATGAGGGCCGCCCAGCCTTTACCGTTGACGCCGCGCAGTGA
- a CDS encoding beta-ketoacyl-ACP synthase III: MPPSKKSGVLRSVVRGMGSYLPERCVTNHDLEAMVETTDDWIVQRTGIRQRHVAAEGETTSMLGTKAAQAALADAQLTAADIDLIIVATSTPDYTFPATATQIQAALGITHGVAFDLQAVCSGFVFAVATADKFLRSGSHKRALVIGAETFSRILDWQDRTTCVLFGDGAGAMVLEAQTNAGTLADRGVITSHLRSDGRHRAKLYVDGGPSSTQTVGHLRMEGKEVFRHAVGMVTDVIKDAYAASGATSDMLDWFVPHQANKRIIDASAEKLGISPSKVVTTVHLHGNTSAASIPLALTVAREDGRIKTGDLVMIEAMGGGFTWGSALIRW; encoded by the coding sequence ATGCCACCATCAAAAAAATCCGGAGTTCTTCGGTCCGTCGTGCGCGGAATGGGGTCGTATCTGCCGGAGCGCTGTGTCACCAACCACGACCTTGAAGCGATGGTGGAGACGACCGACGATTGGATCGTCCAGCGGACGGGCATCCGGCAAAGACATGTGGCTGCGGAGGGCGAGACGACCTCGATGCTCGGCACCAAGGCGGCGCAGGCCGCGCTTGCCGACGCGCAACTGACCGCGGCGGATATCGACCTCATCATCGTCGCCACCTCGACGCCCGACTACACGTTTCCCGCCACCGCCACGCAGATCCAGGCGGCGCTCGGCATCACCCACGGCGTGGCCTTTGATTTGCAGGCGGTTTGCTCCGGCTTCGTTTTCGCCGTGGCGACGGCGGACAAGTTCCTGCGCTCGGGGTCGCACAAGCGCGCCCTGGTGATCGGCGCCGAAACCTTTTCACGCATCCTCGACTGGCAGGACCGCACCACCTGCGTGCTGTTTGGTGACGGCGCCGGCGCGATGGTTCTGGAGGCGCAAACCAATGCCGGGACCTTGGCCGACCGCGGTGTCATCACCAGCCATTTGCGCTCGGATGGCCGGCATCGTGCCAAGCTCTATGTCGACGGCGGCCCATCCTCGACCCAGACGGTCGGCCATTTGCGCATGGAAGGCAAAGAGGTTTTCCGCCACGCCGTCGGCATGGTGACGGATGTGATCAAGGATGCCTATGCCGCGAGCGGCGCGACTTCCGACATGCTCGATTGGTTCGTGCCGCATCAGGCGAATAAACGGATCATCGATGCCTCCGCCGAAAAGTTGGGCATTTCGCCATCGAAAGTCGTGACCACGGTGCACCTGCACGGCAATACGTCCGCCGCCTCGATCCCCCTGGCGCTCACCGTCGCGCGCGAGGACGGACGGATCAAAACCGGCGACCTTGTGATGATCGAGGCGATGGGTGGCGGATTCACGTGGGGGAGTGCCTTGATTCGGTGGTGA
- a CDS encoding integration host factor subunit alpha, protein MSKEQNGAPTGKTVTRADLAEAVYQRVGLSRIESAELVETVLSEISQVVARGETVKLSSFGSFVVRSKSERIGRNPKTGVEVPITPRRVMVFKPSNILKASINGESVEGLKD, encoded by the coding sequence ATGAGCAAGGAACAGAACGGCGCACCGACCGGAAAAACTGTCACCCGCGCGGATTTGGCTGAAGCAGTCTATCAGCGCGTCGGATTGAGCCGGATCGAATCAGCCGAACTGGTCGAAACGGTTCTGTCGGAAATTTCGCAAGTCGTCGCCCGCGGCGAAACCGTGAAGCTCTCGTCGTTCGGCTCTTTTGTCGTGCGCTCCAAGTCCGAGCGTATCGGCCGTAATCCGAAGACCGGCGTCGAAGTGCCGATCACGCCCCGCCGCGTGATGGTCTTCAAGCCGTCCAATATTCTGAAGGCCAGCATCAACGGCGAGTCCGTCGAGGGCTTGAAGGACTAG
- a CDS encoding MerR family transcriptional regulator: protein MEKSADAFRTISEVADELVLPQHVLRFWETRFTQIKPLKRGGGRRYYRPDDVELLRAIRHLLYGEGYTIKGVQRILKEQGARAVIALRQGGAASSSPLPPYREPGVDMRYDAAGAPSRAETDLFDAPDEAGGEDQIVHALPDDDEQEGGFEPHGGRMRRARGEIRDLRLKLESVLADLDECQRLLNLARTH, encoded by the coding sequence ATGGAAAAAAGCGCTGACGCATTCCGCACCATCAGCGAAGTGGCGGACGAGCTCGTCCTGCCGCAGCATGTTTTGCGCTTCTGGGAGACGCGCTTCACGCAGATCAAGCCGCTGAAACGCGGCGGCGGCCGCCGTTATTACCGCCCGGACGATGTGGAACTGCTGCGCGCGATCCGGCATCTGCTCTACGGCGAAGGCTATACGATCAAGGGCGTTCAGCGCATTTTGAAAGAGCAGGGCGCGCGGGCCGTGATCGCCTTGCGCCAGGGCGGTGCAGCGTCCTCGTCACCCTTGCCGCCCTACCGCGAGCCCGGAGTAGACATGAGGTATGATGCTGCCGGCGCACCGTCGCGTGCCGAAACGGATTTGTTCGACGCGCCGGACGAGGCGGGGGGCGAGGATCAAATCGTCCATGCGCTGCCGGACGATGACGAGCAGGAAGGCGGCTTCGAGCCGCATGGGGGGCGGATGCGGCGCGCGCGGGGTGAAATTCGCGATCTTAGGCTGAAACTCGAATCCGTTCTCGCCGATCTTGACGAATGTCAGCGCCTGCTGAACTTGGCGCGCACCCACTAA
- a CDS encoding Tad domain-containing protein, producing MGIWGKRSATDRSRKQRSGFRVRDLWKHLVASVRAFGEDTRGVILPYVTIMLVVIVGVSVLALDGARYVSLQTQLQKGTDALAIAGAAELNGFPDAITRATAAINNTNANWVSNSSVFGSGANANVTITSITFYSGLPAGSVTPIPSSYVTTDPTQAQYVQVTATPTAMTTILPASFFGGSKSLTTTAAAVAGLTETVCGAQPLFVCNPFETSGMTYSQATQALLDAETTLVGHQVPITTPPGSSYTPGNYGWLQPDTEGTSNETCGPGGQTTGQELAVAQPDTCTNARTVNLNPGVKTPTLLALNIRFDIYTNSWKKCSSDPNYAPDQNVRKGYTGSGCNESTNGSWPPGYTGKSPYSTQAAAALPEDNCILAGTCTSSAYGDGNWVCGDISYKTTATSITVSLGKSGGSNITLTFGSTTGIFQGMGVNSALFPANTYVSQQPTSTTVTLSNPNPSLLSVVIIPSGTTITFAGYWSTAHPNVGAPTGCQGSPYSSITRSAVYNYENTNSLISNTSSGGESGAPTCSSSTPDTTGLRRMLIVPIINCQSSPVSMNGAATGVPVATYGKFFMTQPYDGTTTYAEYLGRLTPGSAGQGSLVQSVQLYR from the coding sequence ATGGGGATCTGGGGGAAAAGATCGGCGACCGACAGGTCGCGCAAGCAGCGTAGCGGCTTTCGTGTCCGCGATCTGTGGAAACATCTTGTCGCGAGTGTGCGGGCTTTCGGCGAGGACACGCGCGGCGTCATCCTGCCGTATGTGACGATCATGCTCGTCGTGATCGTCGGCGTGTCGGTGCTGGCATTGGACGGCGCGCGCTACGTTTCGCTGCAGACGCAATTGCAAAAAGGCACGGACGCGCTCGCCATTGCGGGAGCGGCCGAACTGAACGGTTTTCCCGACGCGATCACGCGCGCGACGGCGGCGATCAACAATACGAACGCAAACTGGGTCTCGAATTCCAGTGTTTTCGGCAGCGGCGCGAATGCCAATGTCACCATTACGAGCATCACATTCTATAGCGGTCTCCCGGCCGGCTCCGTCACCCCGATCCCCTCGAGCTATGTGACGACAGACCCGACTCAGGCGCAGTATGTGCAGGTCACGGCGACGCCGACGGCGATGACAACGATCTTGCCGGCATCGTTTTTCGGTGGCAGCAAATCGCTGACCACCACCGCGGCGGCGGTCGCGGGCCTGACCGAGACGGTCTGCGGTGCGCAACCCCTCTTTGTCTGCAACCCGTTCGAGACAAGCGGGATGACCTATTCGCAGGCGACACAAGCCTTGCTGGACGCCGAAACGACGCTCGTGGGGCATCAGGTGCCGATCACCACCCCTCCCGGAAGCTCCTATACGCCAGGCAATTACGGCTGGCTTCAGCCCGATACCGAAGGGACCAGCAACGAGACGTGCGGCCCGGGCGGACAGACGACCGGCCAGGAACTCGCTGTCGCCCAGCCGGATACATGCACCAATGCACGGACAGTCAACCTGAACCCCGGCGTCAAGACCCCAACGCTGCTCGCGCTCAACATCCGTTTCGATATTTACACCAACTCCTGGAAGAAGTGCAGCAGCGACCCGAATTACGCCCCCGATCAGAACGTGCGCAAGGGCTATACTGGCAGCGGCTGCAACGAAAGCACGAACGGATCTTGGCCACCGGGCTATACGGGTAAATCTCCCTACAGCACCCAGGCCGCCGCCGCACTGCCGGAGGACAATTGCATCCTGGCGGGCACTTGCACATCCTCAGCATATGGCGACGGCAATTGGGTTTGCGGCGATATTTCCTACAAGACGACTGCGACCAGCATCACCGTGTCATTGGGAAAATCGGGGGGGTCGAACATCACGCTCACCTTTGGCTCGACCACCGGGATTTTCCAGGGCATGGGTGTCAATAGTGCCCTCTTTCCGGCGAACACCTATGTATCGCAGCAGCCGACCTCGACAACGGTGACGCTCTCGAATCCGAATCCAAGCCTACTCTCTGTGGTCATTATCCCCTCCGGCACGACGATTACCTTTGCCGGCTATTGGAGCACGGCACATCCGAACGTCGGAGCGCCGACCGGGTGCCAGGGGTCACCCTATTCCTCCATCACGCGTAGCGCCGTCTACAATTACGAAAACACCAATAGCCTCATCAGCAACACGTCGTCAGGCGGGGAGAGCGGCGCGCCCACATGCAGCTCGTCAACTCCCGATACGACAGGCCTGCGCCGCATGCTCATCGTACCCATCATAAACTGCCAAAGCAGCCCCGTGTCGATGAACGGAGCCGCCACCGGCGTCCCGGTCGCGACTTACGGCAAGTTCTTCATGACCCAACCCTACGACGGCACCACGACCTATGCTGAATATCTCGGACGCCTTACGCCGGGTTCGGCTGGTCAGGGCAGCTTGGTGCAGTCGGTGCAACTTTACAGGTGA
- a CDS encoding dienelactone hydrolase family protein → MTQIDQLEPVDNARRTLVTGSLAAGFALAVQPVAAATIVTDSSGLTDGMVTITSADMQLPAYRAYPAGNVHAPVILVVQEIFGLHEHIKDICRRLAKAGYYAIAPDLYVREGDATKADMQTIVQTIVPKVADAQVLGDLDSSVRFAKEEGADTDRLGVTGFCWGGRIVWLYAAHNAALKAAVAWYGRVAGNTTSLQPKNPIDIAADLHAPVLGLYGGADQSIPVETLDAMKKAADAAGKKTEFVVYPDTPHAFNADYRPSYREGPAKDGWAKMLAWFKDNGL, encoded by the coding sequence ATGACTCAAATCGATCAATTGGAGCCAGTCGACAATGCGCGGCGCACCTTGGTCACAGGATCGTTGGCCGCGGGTTTCGCGCTGGCAGTACAGCCAGTGGCGGCGGCGACGATCGTAACCGATTCGTCCGGCTTGACCGACGGGATGGTGACGATAACGTCCGCGGATATGCAATTGCCGGCCTATCGCGCCTATCCGGCCGGCAATGTGCATGCGCCGGTCATTCTGGTCGTGCAGGAGATTTTCGGCCTGCACGAGCATATCAAGGACATTTGCCGCCGGTTGGCCAAAGCCGGTTATTACGCCATCGCGCCGGACCTTTATGTGCGCGAGGGCGACGCGACGAAGGCCGACATGCAGACCATCGTTCAGACCATCGTGCCGAAAGTGGCCGACGCACAGGTTCTCGGCGACCTCGATTCCTCCGTGCGCTTCGCCAAGGAGGAAGGGGCGGACACGGACCGTCTCGGCGTCACCGGCTTTTGCTGGGGTGGCCGGATCGTCTGGCTTTACGCCGCGCATAATGCCGCGCTCAAGGCCGCCGTTGCCTGGTATGGCCGGGTCGCCGGCAATACGACGTCACTGCAGCCGAAAAATCCGATCGATATAGCCGCCGACCTGCATGCACCGGTGCTCGGTCTGTACGGCGGCGCCGATCAGAGCATTCCGGTCGAGACATTGGACGCGATGAAAAAGGCGGCGGACGCGGCGGGCAAGAAGACCGAGTTCGTGGTCTACCCGGATACCCCGCACGCCTTCAACGCCGATTATCGGCCCTCCTATCGTGAGGGACCGGCCAAGGATGGCTGGGCCAAAATGCTCGCCTGGTTCAAGGATAACGGGCTCTAG